Genomic segment of Euzebyales bacterium:
CAGCCGGCGCTCCTCGTCGAGGTCGATGGCCGGCGGCCGTCCCGCGATGTGACCGCTGGTGATCCACTGGTACTCCGAGCCCGCCAGGCCAGGGCGCGTCGTGGCGCCCACCAGGCACAGGACGGCCGCGGCGTCCGGCGGGCGGACGGGGACCGAGATCGTGCAGTCGTCGATGACGCCGAGCACGCCCACGATCGGGGTCGGGTGGACGGGACGGTCGTCCGTGGCGTTGTAGAAGCTGACGTTCCCACCGCTGATCGGCGTGCCCAGCGCTTCGCACGCGGCGGTCATGCCGTCGATCGTCGCCGAGAAGGCGCCCATGACCGCGGGCTGCTCGGGTGAGCCGAAGTTCAGGCAGTTGGTCGCCGCGACCGGTCGCGCCCCTGCGCACGCCACGTTGCGGGCCGCCTCGGCCACGACCAGACGCGCGCCGAGCTCGGGGTCGAGCGCGCACCAGCGACCGTTGCCGTCGGTCGCGACGGCGACACCCCGCGCATCGTCGGGCACCTCGCCCCAGCCGTCGGCGGGCAGGCGCAGCACGGCCGCGCTGGCGCCGGGGCCCTGGACGGTCCCCGCGCCCACGATGCTGTCGTACTGGCGCGTGATCCAGTCGGGCGGTGCGATGTTCGGGCTCGTCAGCACCGCCACGGCGACGTCGGCGAGATCGGTGCGCGGCGGTGCCGTGTCGATGTCGGCGTCGCCGTGCTCCGCCGCCCACGGCGTCAGCGGACGGTGGTACACGGGACCCTCGTCGGCGAGCGCGCGCGCCGGTGCGTCGTGCACGACCTCGCCACGGTGCTCGAAGACCAGCCGGTCATCCTCGGTGACCTCACCGATCGGAGTGGCGTCGACGCCCCAGCGCGCACAGGTGGCGACGACCTCCTCGACGCTGTCGGGAGCGACGAGCGCGAGCATGCGCTCCTGGGACTCGGAGCACAGGATCTCCCACGCCTGCATCGAGGGCTCCCGCAGCTGCACCCGGTCCAGATCGATGCGCATGCCCAGTCCCGCCGCCGCCGCCATCTCGGCGGACGAGCAGACGATGCCCGCGGCGCCCATGTCCTGGATGCCGCGGGTGAGCCGACGGTCGTACAGCTCGAGGCAGCACTCGATCAGGGTGTTGCCCGCGAAGGGATCCCCCACCTGGACGTTGGGGCGCTTCGCGTCGTCGCCGACGGAGCTGAAGTCCGCCGACGCCAGGACACTGGCCCCGCCGATGCCGTCCCGTCCCGTGCGCTGCCCGATGAGCACGGCGACGTCGCCGACGTGCTCGGCCTGCGCCCGTTGCAGGCGGTCGGCCGGCAGGACGCCGACGCACAGCACGTTGACCAGCGGATTGCCCTGGTAGCAGGGATCGAACGCCACCTCACCGCCGACGGTCGGCACGCCGATCGAGTTGCCGTAGTGGCCGATGCCCCGCACGACGCCGTCGACCACCCACCGCGTCTGCGCAGTCGTGGGGTCTCCGAACCGCAACGGGTCGAGCAGTGCGATCGGGCGGGCCCCCATCGTCAGGATGTCGCGGACGATGCCACCGACGCCGGTCGTCGCCCCCTGAAACGGTTCGACGAAGCTGGGATGGTTGTGGCTCTCGATCTTGAACGCCACGGCGCGGCCGCCCCCGACGTCGACCACGCCGGCGTTGTCGCCAGGGCCCGCCAGCAGGTGCCGCCCGCTCGTCGGCAACCGCCGCAGGTGCACGCGGGACGACTTGTAGGAGCAGTGTTCGCTCCACATGACCGAGAAGGTCCCGAGCTCCGCGGTCGACGGCACCCGTCCGAGCGTCTGGACGATCCGGTCGTACTCGTCGTCGGACAGGCCGAGCTCGCGCGCGAGCTCCCGTGGTCGCTCGGCCGGTGTGATCCGCGTCGAGCCCGTGCGGGCACGCGACAGGTCGCCCGACACCGACATGCCCATCTCCTTGGTCGACGTGCGGTGCAGTCTGCCACCGACGACCGCTGCTGACCGCCGAGGACGCTGTCAAGCGGCTGATGGGACAGGTGCCCTCGGTTGCCCGCGTCCACGCTCGGGGCGACGCTGGACCGAGTCGGCCGACGCGGCCGCCGCGGGATCCGAGGGCCGGTCGGCCTCCGCAGGTGCGTACGAGAGAGCGGCGAGGGTGAACGGCGCGCAGCAGGTATCAGTACAGGCCGTCATTACGCATGCCCATGCCCGAGATCTGGCGTCGTGCTGGCAGGACGCGGCCAACGACGACCACCCCGTCACGCGCCTGGCGCGGACGGGTGAGATCACGCCGGACGCTGGCCGGGCCATCGCGCACGACCTGAACCTTCTGGAGTCCGCGTCCGCCACATGGGACTACCCGGCGAGCATCCCCGAGAAGCAGTTGCGCGTGCTGCTCGGCTACGTCCGCCACCACGGGCCGCGACCCGCGGTGGACGGCTGGCACCGGCACCGCGACGCCGAGTTCCTCCGGTCGATCAGGCGGATGGCGGCGGAGGCGCGGTCGCACGCGCCGCCGGACGATGAACCGCCAGCGCCGGTGCGTCAGATGCCGGCGCCACGGCGTCGCAGCTGACCGGGTCGGCGGCCGCGTCCTGGGCGCCGGGCGATCAACGCTTGACGGGTCGGTCCCCGGGGACAACGATGCGGGTGACAGCCAATGACAGGGGCGTGACCGCATGACGGCGATCGACGAGCGCGTACTCTCCGCGGACGACTACAACAAGAAGGGGCGGCTGCGCAGGGCGGTCTACGAGGAGGAGTTGCGTCGCCTGCAGATCGAGCTCGTCAAGCTGCAGGAGTGGATCAGGCACGAAGGTCTGCGTGTCGTCGTGCTGTTCGAGGGCCGCGACGCGGCGGGCAAGGGCGGCGTGATCAAGCGGATCACGGCCAGCACCAACCCACGCATCGTCCGGGTTGTCGCGCTGGGCACTCCGAGCGACCGCGAGAAGACCCAGTGGTACTTCCAACGGTACGTGGAGGAACTGCCGGCGGCGGGCGAGATGGTGCTGCTCGACCGCTCCTGGTACAACCGCGCCGGCGTCGAACGTGTCATGGGGTTCGCGACCGAGGCGCAGGTCGAGGAGTTCATGCGTTCGTGCCCGCAGTTCGAGCGCATGCTCATCCGATCGGGCATCACCCTGATCAAGTACTGGTTCTCGGTGAGTGACGAGGAGCAGGAG
This window contains:
- the purL gene encoding phosphoribosylformylglycinamidine synthase subunit PurL; the protein is MSVSGDLSRARTGSTRITPAERPRELARELGLSDDEYDRIVQTLGRVPSTAELGTFSVMWSEHCSYKSSRVHLRRLPTSGRHLLAGPGDNAGVVDVGGGRAVAFKIESHNHPSFVEPFQGATTGVGGIVRDILTMGARPIALLDPLRFGDPTTAQTRWVVDGVVRGIGHYGNSIGVPTVGGEVAFDPCYQGNPLVNVLCVGVLPADRLQRAQAEHVGDVAVLIGQRTGRDGIGGASVLASADFSSVGDDAKRPNVQVGDPFAGNTLIECCLELYDRRLTRGIQDMGAAGIVCSSAEMAAAAGLGMRIDLDRVQLREPSMQAWEILCSESQERMLALVAPDSVEEVVATCARWGVDATPIGEVTEDDRLVFEHRGEVVHDAPARALADEGPVYHRPLTPWAAEHGDADIDTAPPRTDLADVAVAVLTSPNIAPPDWITRQYDSIVGAGTVQGPGASAAVLRLPADGWGEVPDDARGVAVATDGNGRWCALDPELGARLVVAEAARNVACAGARPVAATNCLNFGSPEQPAVMGAFSATIDGMTAACEALGTPISGGNVSFYNATDDRPVHPTPIVGVLGVIDDCTISVPVRPPDAAAVLCLVGATTRPGLAGSEYQWITSGHIAGRPPAIDLDEERRLQDLLVAAGRSGLLRGAHDVATGGLLTTLVEVCGDHYGADLVIDTTRTPVHQMLFSESPSRVVAAVDAARVDELAGRCRQAGVSSQRLGALTTDRTLRVGDVLTLDLDELTAARGRVFVDLFEAVGGPAQTATAR
- the ppk2 gene encoding polyphosphate kinase 2 is translated as MTAIDERVLSADDYNKKGRLRRAVYEEELRRLQIELVKLQEWIRHEGLRVVVLFEGRDAAGKGGVIKRITASTNPRIVRVVALGTPSDREKTQWYFQRYVEELPAAGEMVLLDRSWYNRAGVERVMGFATEAQVEEFMRSCPQFERMLIRSGITLIKYWFSVSDEEQEQRFQARIEDPTKRWKLSPMDIESRDRWQEYSLAKDEMFAHTDIKQSPWWVVNADDKRNARLNCIAHLLDQIPYEDLTPEPFELPPRPER